A window of Kyrpidia spormannii genomic DNA:
CCAACAGGAACAGGATCAGGGGATGGCTCAGATAAATGCCGAAGGAGAAGCGGCCCACGGCGTGAACCCATCCCCCTTCCCGTCCGTGTTCCCGTTTCCACCTGCCAGTCAGATACAGCGCCATGGACACGGCGATGCCATAAAATACATAAGACGGCTGCATGATGTTTACGGCCCCTGCATAGGACCATCCCGATTTTAAGCGCACCACAAAGACGGTCCCGACGTAGAGGGCTGCGATGCCCGCGGCGATCCAACCCAGCCACACGCTCCTGCGGGCGAGGCGCCGGCCCGGACCGGCCAGGGCCACCGCGGCGCCGAGGGCGGATCCGAACAGAAAATACACGAAATAGTAGGCGAGAAACCGGTCCCGATATAAAAACCACTTGGCTGAACTGGTGTAATGAAGGGTCCAGTGAAAGTCCACGTATAACAAGACAAGGCCGGCCGCCGCGAGGAGGATCGTCCATCCTTGGCGCCGGGCCGGGGCCAGTCCCTGAAACCAGCGAATCCACCAGGGAAAGAGCAAGTAAAACTGAAGGGTCAGCACGATGTAATACAGGTGATACATGGCGCCTCCGGTGAGCAGCGCTTCGATCACCGCCCAGGCATTTCGAACATCGATCCCCGTTCCGCCACCCAGGGCCGGCAGGACCGTCAGGTAAATGGCACTCCACACCAGATACGGAACCACCACCGATTGGACCCGGCGGTTCAGAAACGGCCCGGGTTCCACCGTTCTTCCCCAATACTGGTATGTCAGGACGAACCCGGTGATCACCATAAAGATCTGCCGGGCAAACCGCAGGGATGCCACGGAAGCCATGGGCAAAAAGGGATCTCCCCCGGCTCCGGGGACGACCGCGACGGCGTATCCCAGAACGTGCAGAAGCACCACCACGCCCATGGCGGCTCCCCGCATCCACGTGACTTCCTCGAGATTCGGTTTGCGCTTCGCCACTGCTCTCCCTTCTTTCCTCACTTTTTCCGTTCCGGCTTCCCTGTGTCATTGTCCTCCATTGTACCAGAACAATGTCAAGGACCTGTGGAGGAGCTCTGGAGAGCCCATGGACTTGCCGGGTTAAAAACCCCCTGCCCCGGGCATGATAATTCGACTGCCCAGGTCTACCTCCGGGTATCCGGGTCCATACTGAGACTGAGACGAGATTCTGAACGAGGTGCGGCTCCGGGAACACACTGCAGCCATCATCGTAGAAAGGACCTTGACACCCAAGGAGAGGGGGCCGCCCGACAGGGGAGGTTGGATCATGGGGATTCTCCAACTCATTGAGGATTTTCACGAAGAGGAGCAGCGGCTGAATTGGGAGGGGTCTTTTGCCGAGTACCTGGAGCTCGTGGAAAAGAACCCGCATCTGGCTCAAACCGCCCACGCCCGGATTTACAACATGATTGTAGATGCCGGGGTGGAGAAGGAGGAGGGGCGCACCCGGTACCACTTTTTTGACCGGGAACTGTTCGGACTGGAAGAGACCATCGAACGTCTGGTGGAGGAATATTTTCATTCCGCCGCCAGGCGCCTGGACGTCCGCAAACGGGTGCTTCTTCTCATGGGGCCGGTGAGTGGGGGCAAATCCACCATCGTGACTCTCCTCAAACGCGGCCTGGAGGCGTACACCCGCACCGATCGCGGCGCCGTGTACGCCATCAAGGACTGTCCCATGCACGAAGACCCGTTGCATCTGGTGCCCGATTCCTTGCGCCCGCAGTTCGAGCGGGAGTTCGGCATCCGGGTGGAGGGGCACCTGTGTCCGGTGTGCCGCCTGAATCTCCGGGAGCGGTACGGCGGCCGGGTGGATCAGGTCCGGGTCAAGCGGGTGCTATTTTCCGAAGACGATCGGGTGGGGATCGGAACCTTCAGCCCCTCGGACCCCAAGAGCCAAGATATCGCCGATTTGACCGGAAGCATCGATTTTTCCACCATTGCGGAGTACGGGTCGGAGTCGGACCCCCGGGCCTATCGGTTCGACGGGGAGCTGAACAAGGCGAACCGTGGGCTCATGGAATTCCAGGAAATGCTCAAATGCGATGAAAAATTCCTCTGGAACTTGTTGTCCCTCACCCAGGAAGGAAATTTCAAAGCTGGGCGCTTCGCCCTCATTTCAGCCGACGAATTGATCGTGGCCCACACCAACGAGACCGAGTACCGGTCCTTTATCAACAACAAAAAGAACGAGGCGCTCCACTCCCGCATCATTGTCATGCCGGTGCCCTATAACCTCAAAGTCGGCGCCGAAGTGAAGATTTATGAGAAATTGATCGAACAAAGCGACGTCAAGGGCGTCCACATCGCCCCTTATGCGCTTCGGGCGGCCGCCATGTTTTCGGTGCTGACCCGTTTGAAGGAAACGAGCAAACCCATCAGCTTGGTGGAAAAAATGCGGCTGTACGACGGGGAAGATGTGGAAGGGTACAGCGAGGCGGACGTGAAAGAGCTCAAACAGGAGCATCCCGATGAGGGCATGAGCGGCATCGATCCCCGGTACGTGATCAACCGCATCTCCAGCGCCCTGATTCGCCAGGAGACTTCCTGCATCAACGCCTTGCACGTGCTTCGGGCGCTCAAAGAAGGTCTGGACACCCACCCGAGCATTTCTAAAGAGGACCGGGAGCGTTACCTGCACCTGTTGTCCCTGGCCCGGAAAGAGTACGATGAAATGGCCAAAAACGAGGTCCAAAAGGCCTTCGTTTATTCCTTTGAGGAGCAGGCGAAGGTGTTGCTGAACAACTATCTCGACCACATCGAAGCCTATTGTCACCTCAAAAAGCTCGTGGATCCCCTGACCGGTGAAGAAGTGGAACCCGATGAGAACTTGATGCGTTCCATCGAGGAGCAGATCGGGGTGTCGGAAACGGCGAAAAAACCTTTCCGGGAAGAAATTCTCATTCGGATTTCCAGCTATGCCCGAAAGGGCAAGACCTTTGATTACCGGTCCCACGACCGCCTCCGGGAAGCGATCGAAAAGAAACTGTTCGCCGACCTGAAAGATGTTATCAAAATCACCACCACCAGTGCGGTGCCGGATGAGCAGCAACTCAAGAGGATCAACGAGGTCACCCGCCGGCTGATCGACGAACACGGATATTGCCCGGTGTGTGCGAATGAACTTCTCCGCTACACCGGAAGTCTGCTGAATCGCTAGGAGGCGGGATCATGACGGAACCGTTGTTCATCCTCTCCCAGGAAGATTGGTCTTTGCACCGCAAGGGGTACGATGATCAACGCCGGCATCGGGAGAAGGTCCGGGAGGCCATTCGCCGGCACTTGTCAGATCTGATCGCCGATGAGAGTATCGTCTTCAGCGATGGTAAACAGGTGATCAAACTGCCCATTCGGACCCTTGATGAATACCGTTTCCGATTTAATGAAAACAAAGGGAAGCAGGTGGGGGCCGGGAAAGGGAGCAGCCGGGTGGGAGACGTTCTGGGGAAGGCGGGGGATCCAGTCCAGGCCGGGGGGATGGGCCAAGGGGCCGGGGACGCCCCGGGCATGGACTATTACGAGGCCCAGGTGGAATTGGAAGAGATCGAGGAGATGGTGTTTGCGGACTGGCGACTGCCAAATCTGCAGAAAAAAGAAGAGGTGCAAAGTTCTGCAGATGGTCTGGCCTGGACGGATGTCCGCCCCAAGGGCCTCACCGGCAACTTGGATAAGCGCCGTACCTTGCTGACCCACCTGAAACGAAACGGCTTGCGAGGGGACCGGGGGCTGGGCCGCATCCGGGAGGACGATCTGCGCTACAAAGTCTGGGAAGACCACCCGGCCCCGGACAGCCGGGCGGTGATCTTCGCCTTGATGGATACCTCGGGGTCGATGGGGGAGTTTGAAAAATACGTGGCGCGCACGCTGTTTTTCTGGATGACCCGGTTCTTGCGCCGGCAGTACAGCCACGTGGCCATCGAGTTTATCGCCCACCACACCGAGGCCAAACGGGTGACTGAGGAAGAATTTTTTACCCGGGGCGAGAATGGCGGTACCAGTTGTTCCAGCGCTTACCGCCTGGCCTTGGATTTGGTTCGGGAGGAGTACCCGCCGAGTCGATACAACATCTACAGCTACCATGTTTCCGACGGGGATAACCTGCCGTCGGACAACGACCCGTGCCTGGCGGGGATCAATGAACTGTTGAACGTCGCCTGCGCCGTGGGCTTCGCCGAGGTCAATCCGTACAATCGCCCGTCCCTTTTGATCAGCCAGCTGCAACGGCTGCAACACCCCTTTTTCCGCATGGCGCGCATCCGCCAGCGGGGTGACATCCTCGGGGCACTGAGCGACTTTTTCCGCCCGGACGGCAGGGAGGCGGTTTCATGAGTCTTTCGGCCCTGGAGAGGTCTCGTTTGGAGACGGCCATCGAGCGGATCACCGAGACGGCCCTAAACCTCGGCCTTCAGCCCTTTCCCATGCGGTACGAAATCACCCCGGTGGATGTGCTCTACACCATCGGAGCCTACGGGATGCCCACGCGGTTTTCCCACTGGAGTTTCGGAAAAGCGTTTTACCGCATGAAAATGCAGTACGATCTCGGCCTGAGCAAGATTTATGAGCTGGTGATCAACACCAATCCATGTTACGCCTTTCTCCTGGATACCAATACGTTGGTTCAAAATGAGCTGATCGTCGCCCACGTGCTGGGACACAGTGATTTTTTCAGGAATAACGCGTATTTTCAGCGCACTCCCCGGGATATGGTCGACCGCATGGCCGCGGCGGCAGACCGGATTCGACAATATGAGCGGGAGTTCGGGACAGAGGCGGTGGAATCCTTCCTGGATGCGGCCCTGGCGATCCAGGAGCACATCGACCCGTCACATTTTTCAAATCCCGGTCAGGAGAAGG
This region includes:
- a CDS encoding acyltransferase translates to MAKRKPNLEEVTWMRGAAMGVVVLLHVLGYAVAVVPGAGGDPFLPMASVASLRFARQIFMVITGFVLTYQYWGRTVEPGPFLNRRVQSVVVPYLVWSAIYLTVLPALGGGTGIDVRNAWAVIEALLTGGAMYHLYYIVLTLQFYLLFPWWIRWFQGLAPARRQGWTILLAAAGLVLLYVDFHWTLHYTSSAKWFLYRDRFLAYYFVYFLFGSALGAAVALAGPGRRLARRSVWLGWIAAGIAALYVGTVFVVRLKSGWSYAGAVNIMQPSYVFYGIAVSMALYLTGRWKREHGREGGWVHAVGRFSFGIYLSHPLILFLLEQNLFAGSSHRFWWAETALLWAMTMVLSWLLMAGTNRVPVLGWLLGSGQHAPWNGRSLPAGRSLSS
- a CDS encoding PrkA family serine protein kinase yields the protein MGILQLIEDFHEEEQRLNWEGSFAEYLELVEKNPHLAQTAHARIYNMIVDAGVEKEEGRTRYHFFDRELFGLEETIERLVEEYFHSAARRLDVRKRVLLLMGPVSGGKSTIVTLLKRGLEAYTRTDRGAVYAIKDCPMHEDPLHLVPDSLRPQFEREFGIRVEGHLCPVCRLNLRERYGGRVDQVRVKRVLFSEDDRVGIGTFSPSDPKSQDIADLTGSIDFSTIAEYGSESDPRAYRFDGELNKANRGLMEFQEMLKCDEKFLWNLLSLTQEGNFKAGRFALISADELIVAHTNETEYRSFINNKKNEALHSRIIVMPVPYNLKVGAEVKIYEKLIEQSDVKGVHIAPYALRAAAMFSVLTRLKETSKPISLVEKMRLYDGEDVEGYSEADVKELKQEHPDEGMSGIDPRYVINRISSALIRQETSCINALHVLRALKEGLDTHPSISKEDRERYLHLLSLARKEYDEMAKNEVQKAFVYSFEEQAKVLLNNYLDHIEAYCHLKKLVDPLTGEEVEPDENLMRSIEEQIGVSETAKKPFREEILIRISSYARKGKTFDYRSHDRLREAIEKKLFADLKDVIKITTTSAVPDEQQLKRINEVTRRLIDEHGYCPVCANELLRYTGSLLNR
- the yhbH gene encoding sporulation protein YhbH; the encoded protein is MTEPLFILSQEDWSLHRKGYDDQRRHREKVREAIRRHLSDLIADESIVFSDGKQVIKLPIRTLDEYRFRFNENKGKQVGAGKGSSRVGDVLGKAGDPVQAGGMGQGAGDAPGMDYYEAQVELEEIEEMVFADWRLPNLQKKEEVQSSADGLAWTDVRPKGLTGNLDKRRTLLTHLKRNGLRGDRGLGRIREDDLRYKVWEDHPAPDSRAVIFALMDTSGSMGEFEKYVARTLFFWMTRFLRRQYSHVAIEFIAHHTEAKRVTEEEFFTRGENGGTSCSSAYRLALDLVREEYPPSRYNIYSYHVSDGDNLPSDNDPCLAGINELLNVACAVGFAEVNPYNRPSLLISQLQRLQHPFFRMARIRQRGDILGALSDFFRPDGREAVS